One Candidatus Nitronauta litoralis genomic window, CAAGGCCGCTGAAACTCAGGTGAACATATGAATCATGTGTAACTAACACACCAAGGCCCGAAAGGGCGAGGCCGTGAAGCGCGTGGAGGACCGGGGTTTCCCCGGTCCTCCCTTGATAAACCAGAAAAGGAATTTTCCTCTATGAAATTTTTAATAACAATTCTGATCAGTCTGGTGCTTGCCGGGTGCTCGACATTTTCAACCGTGCCTACCGAGGCAATGTCCGCCGCGAAATTGGAAATGGTTCATGTAGATGGCCAGAAAGAAACCAGCCTGAACTACTCCAACCCTAAGAGTGTGGGGGGTGAATTCACAGGCCACGCCTGGGTGAAGATCGATCCGGTCACTGGAAAGGTGGATATGGGCGTTAAGGGCGGAGCCCAGGGCGGAACCGACGTTGATCTGTCTCACGCAGTCGAACACGCCAGGGTTCAGTCCGAGACCATTAGAGACGGCCTCAAAACCATGCGGGGTTTGGCGGAAAAATTTCCGGGATTGGCGGGGGGATTATGAGTCTTGAACTTTGGCAGGTGATCTCGTTTGTGCTGGCCGCTCTGCTCAGCGGCCTGGGGTTCATGGTGCGGCAGGCGTTCAATCAATTGAAAAATGATGTCGATTCTCTGCGCGGCGAAATCCGGTCTATTTATGTTGAGCAAAGCGAAGGACGCGAAAAAATGTATCGGGAATTCGTGGCGAAAGAAGACCACCACATCTACATCGGAAAAATGGAGGGTCTATTCTCTACCGTTTTTCGCGACCTCAAAAACCTGACGGCAACGTTGAATCAAACCATCGGGCAGTTGAATTATTCAAGGGAACAAAAGCGAAATGATTAATCCAGGCATGGCAGAAGTGATTCGAGGGCAGGTGCTGGAACTGCTGTCAACAGATTTTGACGGCAAATTGTCATCCAGGGTTTTATTGCTGATGCTCAATCAGGCGGGGCACTCCCTCACCAAGGCGGATGTGTCATCAATCCTTCGGTATCTCGCAGGCGCAGGCAAAGAACTGATCGATTTTAAAAAGCACGATAACGAAACCTGGTACGCAATGCTCCTGCCAAAAGGCCGGGACCTGTTGGAAGGCCGAATCGAAGTGACAGGCGTTATGTGCCCTTACTGCGGGGACTGATCGTGCCCAACCGAGCGCATTCAAAAGTCGACAAATTGCCGGATGAAATTCGCGACCAGGTTCAAGAGCTTCTGGTGAAAGGTGCCACCATCGCCGAGGTGGTCGACCACCTGCAAGACCTCGCGCACAAAGGCGAAATCAAGCCCAGTGACGTTTGTTCCAAGTCTTCTGTCGGTCGCTATTCAAAAGGGTATCTACGCTCCCTTGAACGGATCAAAGTGGCAACCAAACAATCAGAGGCAATCTGCAAAGCGGCGGGTGAAAAGGGAATGGAGATGGAGCAGGCCGCTGTCTATCTCGTTATTAACGAGCTTATGCGAGTGATCATGCCGGATGAAGGAGAACTGGATCCGGAGATTGTTGCCAAAGCTGGAACTGCCATTGCAAAGCTTCAGACCTCTGGGGCAACTCGTGAACGGGTCAAAATCCTGATCAATAAAGAACGTGAACGCCTTGCGCAGGAAACGGCAAAAGCTGTGGACAAAACCATGAAACAAAAAGGATTGAGTCCGGAAGTTGCTAAATCAATCCGGGAGCAAATTTTAGGAGTGCCAAATGCAGGTGGCTGATCAACCCACAGAAGACAGGCGAGCCGGTGTGTTGTTGGGCTACCAGCAACGTTGGGTTGCTGACCGCTCTCCAGTGAAGGCTTGTGAAAAGTCCCGGCGTGTTGGTCTTACCTGGGCAGAAGCCGCTGATTCAACTCTGGATGCCGCAGAGGCCGAGGGGCAGGACACCTGGTACATCGGATACAACAAGGAAATGGCGCAGGAATTTGTATTGGACTGTGCCGAATGGGCAAGGCACTACCATCTCGCCGCTGGTGAAATGGAGGAGTTCGTTTTTGAAGATGGTGACCGCAGCATTAAGGCCTTCCAGATAGTGTTCGCTTCCGGAAATCGAGTAACTGCACTTTCATCACGTCCGAACAACCTGCGTGGCAAGCAAGGCAAAGTCATTATCGATGAGGCTGCATTCCATGATGATTTGCCAGGACTTTTAAAAGCCGCAATGGCTTTGCTTATGTGGGGCGGCAGGGTTTCAATAATTTCTACCCATGATGGTGATGACAATTACTTTAACGAAATCCTGAAAGAATCCCGCCTGGGGAAACTCCCTTACAGCGTCCATCGCATCACGCTCGATGATGCTTTGAAAGATGGTCTGTATAAAGCCATCTGCCAAAAGACGGGCAAACAATGGTCGAAGGAAGCAGAGACCGAATGGCGTGAGGAGCTGATCGCTTTTTACGGCGATGATGCAGATGAAGAGTTGCACGTTATCCCCTCCAAAGGAACCGGTATTTATTTTTCCCGCGCACTTCTTGAATCCAACATGAGTGATGAATACCCCGTACTCACCTGGGTATGTAAAGAAGGGTTTGAGCAGGAACCGGATCACGTCCGTGAGCGCGAGTGTGATGATTGGCTGGTGGCCAATGTTCTGCCTGAGCTTCAGAAAATCGAGCCCTGGGAAAAGTGCTGGCTGGGTAAAGACTTCGGGCGGTCCGGCGATCTTTCCATCCAATGGCCTTTGATCGAAAACAAAAACCTCACCTACCGTGTTCCATTTTTGATCGAGTTGTCCAACGTGCCTTTTAAACAACAGGAGCAAATCCTTTTTTATGTATGCGACTACTTTCGGGATAAGGCGCGGCTTATGGGTATCGCGCTGGACTCCCGAGGTAACGGGGAATACCTGGGTGAAGTCGCCATGCAACGGTATGGCAAGAACCGCGTAGAGCAGGTGAAGCTGACCATTCAGATTTATGGCGAATGGATGCCCAAGTACAAGGATGTCTATGTCGAGAAGTCCTGGACCATTCCAAAAGATGCCGACGTGGTGGACGATCACCGGCAGGTCAAGATGGAAAAGGGAATTGCAAAGGTTCCTGATACCGGGCGCACCAAATCAAAGAAAGGTCTGCAACGTCACGGAGACAGCGCGATTGCAGGCATGCTGGCCGCTTACGCCCGTGAAACTTTGGAATGTGATGAGTTTGACTATGAAACAGTCAACAAGCGCGAATTTGAAATCAAAGGTGCGTACTGATGATATCCCTGTTTGATCAATTCAATCGAGAAATTAAGCCGGAGAAAAAACCGGAACAAGATATCGTATCGACTGCCACCATCTACGATAACGAACCCGGATTTCAATCAGCAGGACTGACCCCATTAAGGCTGGGCAATATATTGCGCGAAGCAACTCTTGGTGAGCCGCTTCGTGCGATGGAGCTGTTTGAGGAATTTGAGGAAAAAGACACGCACCTGTTGAGTGTTCTTTCAAAAAGGCGTGGCAGAATCTCAGGGCTCAATTACAAAGTTGAACCCGCATCACAGGATAAAAAGGATCTTGAGATTGCAGAATTTATTCTCGAAGTCATTGAGGGTCTCCCTGATTTTGAGGACAACATAAAAGACATCACAGATGCCATTGGCAAAGGGTATGCCGGTCTCGAATTGTGCTGGGACCTTCAGGGGTCTCGGCATGTTGTTAAAAATATGATCCGGGTTGAGCCCAGGCGGTTCATGTGGCGCAAGCTATCGAATCCTCCACGTCTCCTTACTGATTCCGATTCTGTTGAAGGGGTCGAATTAAAGCCCTTCAAGTTTTTATTCCACGTTCACAAAACAAAATCAGGCCATGCGACCCGGCAGGGTTTACTGCGAGTTTGTAGCTGGATGTACCTGTTTAAAAATTTCGGTGTGCGCGATTGGGTGAAATTCGCCGAAGGCTATGGGATGCCCATGCGTATCGGCAAGTATCCATCAGGCGCAAAGAAAGATGAAAAGGATCAGTTGATTGCGGCTCTTAGGTATCTGGCTTCGGACGCTGCCGCGATCATCCCGGAAGGCGCGGCTATCGAACTCATAGAGGCAACACAAAAAGCTGGCAGCGATCCGTACAAGCCTCTTGCTGATTTTGCTAATGCAGAAATTTCAAAAGCAGTACTCGGTCAAACCCTCACCACCGAGCAGGGCGATAAAGGTTCCCGGTCGCTGGGCACCGTTCATGAAAACACTGAAGATGATTTGCAAAAAGACGACTGTGAACAGGTTTCAAAATCCATTCGCCGCGATTTTATCCGGCCCCTGGTCGGGTTCAATTTTGGCTGGGATGTCCCCCTGCCCTGGATTCATTTTGAGTATGAGAGTGAAGAGGACCTGCTGGCAGAAGCGCAGCGCTATAAGACGCATCTTGAAAGTGGTGTTGAAATTCCAGCAAATCATTATTACGAGAAATTTAAAATCCCGAAACCGGAAAAGGGTGAAGAGGTTTTGGGCGGTCGGTCACCAGTTGAGCAGGGCCGCAAGGAAGAACCGGAAGAAGAGGCTCAGGAGGATGCCGAAGAAAGCGCATCAAAGGAGCAATTCTATTCCGCAACAGAACAGCCTGAAACCGATGACAACCTTCAGGGTTTCCTCGACCGGCTTTTAAAAGAAGCAGGGCAGGAATCGCTCATTGACCCTGTGCAGGATTTGCTTTTGTCCTCCAAATCCCTGGAAGAGTTTCGCGATGGGCTTCTCGATTTGTATACAGAAATTCCTGTGGATCAAATGGGTGCGGTCATTCAGAAAGCTTTTGAGTCATCGGAATTGCTTGGGCGGTTTGAGTCGCTTCCGGATGATGAAAAGGAGGATGCCTGATGCCCTTGCAGTTCACCCAGCTTCCCTTTGAAGAAGCCATCCGGTTCATGCGCGATAAGGTCCGCCTGCCAACTCGCGACTGGCGTGGTATTGAGCGCGGTATGCATTCCCGCGCCTTTGTGGTGGCAGGGGCCATGAAAAGTGAATTGCTTGCTGATTTCCATGAAGAGGTAACTAAAGCCATAGCGAATGGAACAACGGTGGCCGACTTTAAAAAGCAGTTCAATTC contains:
- a CDS encoding DUF3486 family protein, whose amino-acid sequence is MPNRAHSKVDKLPDEIRDQVQELLVKGATIAEVVDHLQDLAHKGEIKPSDVCSKSSVGRYSKGYLRSLERIKVATKQSEAICKAAGEKGMEMEQAAVYLVINELMRVIMPDEGELDPEIVAKAGTAIAKLQTSGATRERVKILINKERERLAQETAKAVDKTMKQKGLSPEVAKSIREQILGVPNAGG
- a CDS encoding DUF935 domain-containing protein — encoded protein: MISLFDQFNREIKPEKKPEQDIVSTATIYDNEPGFQSAGLTPLRLGNILREATLGEPLRAMELFEEFEEKDTHLLSVLSKRRGRISGLNYKVEPASQDKKDLEIAEFILEVIEGLPDFEDNIKDITDAIGKGYAGLELCWDLQGSRHVVKNMIRVEPRRFMWRKLSNPPRLLTDSDSVEGVELKPFKFLFHVHKTKSGHATRQGLLRVCSWMYLFKNFGVRDWVKFAEGYGMPMRIGKYPSGAKKDEKDQLIAALRYLASDAAAIIPEGAAIELIEATQKAGSDPYKPLADFANAEISKAVLGQTLTTEQGDKGSRSLGTVHENTEDDLQKDDCEQVSKSIRRDFIRPLVGFNFGWDVPLPWIHFEYESEEDLLAEAQRYKTHLESGVEIPANHYYEKFKIPKPEKGEEVLGGRSPVEQGRKEEPEEEAQEDAEESASKEQFYSATEQPETDDNLQGFLDRLLKEAGQESLIDPVQDLLLSSKSLEEFRDGLLDLYTEIPVDQMGAVIQKAFESSELLGRFESLPDDEKEDA